atttaaaggaatttcTGTTGAAACTGCGTGTGATTTTGTGGGGTCAGGCAGCTGTAACAACAGCCAataaggaaaaattaaaagatttaccAGTGGCGTCACCACAACAGACAAAAAAGCGTATCAAACGTCTGACTTCATTATGTGAAGATAATGAAACAGAAGGTAGGTTTAGcaactaataaataattttatagctgatttcatttattttttttttaaatagaaaaaatacaagaaCAGGCCCCAGCTCATACAAATGATAAAAAGTCGCTTTCACGAAAAAGTAAGCGATCTAATGCAGAACTATTAGCGTCAGCAGAGGCAATAGAAAATTCCAACAAAGAGAATGAAGTTGAAGCGCCTGTACCGGCTCCAAGAAAACTAgatgcaacaataacaacaaatgttGAAGACAAAGAAAATGTAGCTGctaatgaaaacataaattcaAATGCTACTGATCTTATGCCACCACCTCCTGCCCCTACCGCCTCCTCTGCCGATGATACGCTCAATCGGCGTCCACAACGGGCAGCAAAACTTAAATCTGAAAAGAACCTTAAGGAGccaaatttgcataaaaaattacGTCGTCCCACTATCGACGAAGTTAAAATCAAATTAGAACATGAACAACGAGCTTCACAAATGCATGAAGCCACCATTAATACAACAGCAACTGTACAACATACATCATCAGCAGTTTCGGGTAATGAGACAATTGTTAAGGATTCATTATCTAGCCAAAAATCCGACGATTCGGTCGTCGTTTTGCCTGGAAAACAACCCTCAATTGTTTCAGTAAATTCTGATATTGAAGATGTACCATCGATTGCAAATGTCAATGATAATACAAAGGAAAAAAGTGAGtaagattttatatttcataaagtttgatacatatgtatttattttagcgACAACATATAAGTATAATCTTGGAGTTTTAGTAAATTCCATTACCTAGGTTTTACataatttagttttacaaatacaaaagttTTCTTGCACTTTCATTGCATTATAAGgcacatatttaataaaagaaagaactacttttatgttatctaAACCCATTGAGCCAATGGTGATATAAAATAGAAGTTTAGTAATATTAAACATGCTAATTGGATGGGATGTTGAATCGAGGactatttttaatacttttttgttctttaatccAGCATTTTAATCACTTTTCAACTTAACTGACAGTTGACAAATATCCTCGAGGAGCGTCTCAGAATTACGTATAAGAGCTCTAGTTTCATTCAAACTGAGAATGTTTAGACTGTCCAACAGCTGGGAATATTGTATTCCCTTAAACCAAAAAGCTGGAAATAGACAAATATTGAAACAAACAtattgtacattttattttcaatttagctGTATGTTTTCTTTCTATGAAAAAGCATCAACTCAGGAATAATTGCAGTATAaagaattaatatattaaaaaaataatgaggCGTATTAGGATTTTTGCATTCCAATCTGATTATGTCCGTCTAACATTTAGAAGTTTGATAAGTCGTAAATAGGATACGCTATCTAGATTAcatgttttgaaaatgtttccTGTTAATAAATGTTCCCTTAAGACCCTTAGATGAGGGTAATTTTGTTTGAGGTTTAAGGACTGATGCATGGTATAGTCAATATTTCAGGATGAGTTCACATCCCCGCAGAGGAATGAGTAGTCTAAGTTCATGGCAATATAATTGGAATACAGTGTATATTGCTATAGATGTTCGGGTGTATGATGAGTAGAAAAAGGTAATAACACTCAGGATAATTTTGTGAACTGATTCTCACTATATTCGTTAAGTATATATTAGGCTGACGGGGACACTTTCACCATTCTACTGGTCGTAAAATTTGATCATcgttataaaaactaatttatttagtttttatgttttttatttagaattgggATTTATCGATCAGTAGAGATcaattaataattctaaaagttaaaggattttgtttaaaatatttacagtattgttcgaaacctaagcaactttttatggcattgtatacaaagtgctatattttctattttaattgatttattgaaaattatataattgataataataacatgtgtctacattataataacaacaataaattttaattccatttcgctgtgagttacaagaaaataataactgaattaactccataaatagctgttcgaaacttaagcaactttttgatcttcctatgaaaatctttggtccttttgagttccaaacacctttatggaataTATTAGTTACTAGTATAGTTCGTAATTAATCccaagcggattttaagccattcgcaagctgcaatgttttctaaaactgcgagtttcgacccagcgtttcagaatgccgaacagcatctctaagggacttgagtcgggagattttgatggacaatcaaTGAGTTTGGGTCCCATAactcgataactactcttagatcaactttgccaaaggttttggttcattatcatgctgaaaatcgcaataaagtaagttgttctgttcaatgtacttaatcctatggttcattttgttggccaaaaatggaattaaacttttgttgttgttagtataatgtagacacataatattattattatcaattatataattttgaataaatcaattaaaaaagaaattatagcacattgtatacaatgccaaaaaaagttgctgaggtttcgaacaatactgtatataaAAGATGTCAtgatcttttttatttattgtttatcatTCCCTGTTTTAAACGGGAACACTTTCTCCTTTCATCTCGTTTTATGGTTGATATACCACTTTTAGCTCTTAATAGTTCTACATTGACATTTCTAAAGGGATTTTATTTTgccaatataacaaaaaattaggtaattattgtaaaattataaatctctattaaaaaaatatttttggctgGTTATTTGAATTATTATCTATTTGGTGGAATATCAATCTGTAAgcagaaaagaaataaattttagaattaaCTACAAGACTTTTAATAATTAGCtagtaaaaattgttaaaaccattatgaaaaacttaataaaacggATTATTTAAATTACAGAAAAAAGTACTGAATCAACGGAAAGTGAAATTCGTGAAATACGCATTAAAATTAAACGTGAAAAAGTCAGTTTGTGTAATCAAGAAGAATTACCACCAACAGAGTCTCCTTCAGATGAATCTGTTTTTAAAGCACCAAATGCCTTGCCATTGCCCATGGCTTTATCtaaaaatgaaacaacaacGACTATGGAAGAGACTTCAATGGCCAGCAGTATATTATCGTCAACTACAAATACCACAACTGCTGCACCAGCCAAGAAAGGACGCAAGAAAAAGGATGTCGTTCACAAACCCATTAAAGTTGAACGTTTTAGTGATCTTGATCCTAAACCTTCGCCAATCGCTTCGCGAACTCGTCAAGGTAGTTTGGGTAGAAGTGAAAATATGGAAACTTCACCAACTAAAGAATCGAAACGTCCTGCATCTATATATGAGGACGCAGTTGAGACTCCACCTTCTCGTAATTCAAAGGAAACTAATAATGCTACTATAACTGTTACTGGTGGTATTGTCAATGAAACAGTTAATCTTGGTCCGGCCAATGATGCTACTATGAATTTGGGTCCCATACCGGGTGATGCAACATTTTGTACTAATCCAGCTCAAACAACATTTCAAGTGGCACCCGGTCAAACGACATTTGTTATGGATTCAAATCCAAACTCTACAGTTACATTAAATAAACTTTCGGGAGCTGGTGCTCCAGGGGATGTCACCTTTGATGTTAACCAAGTGACAAAATCGACTAAAGATGATGATGCGATTGGCCAGCGTTCATTTGAAACTGCTAAAGATTCCTCTATACCTAACGATGACGATAGTCTTTTGACGGAAGAAGATGAACAGGAAAAACCAATTTTACAACCAAAACCAAAAGTGTCAACAGCATCAGCTAAATCTAAATCGAAAGGAGCAGCGAAAACTTCGACTTCAGCTAAAGCTGCTGGTTATAAAATGCCAACACGTACAAATGAATTATTCAAGTAAGTATTAATAGCTTCTTCTGTTAATGCATGTAGATATCTAAAGGCTTAATTAATTTTAGTCCTTTGGCTCAAAGTCCCGTGAAAATGCGTGTGGAAGCATTTGAAAATGCCGCAGCTGCAGCAACTGAACAATCGAAACGACCATTGCGTACTAAAAAGGAAAATGTTACACCAACGGTAAGTAATATTTCAAActtaatttccaaaatattttacaatatatttgaatttatcaCGACTTCATTTAGTCTGCTACAACGCCAGTTATTGGTAAATTACCAGCACCAGCATTGGGTCGTTTTCTTACCCCTACACAATCTTCAAATATTGCTACTGTTAATAGTGCTATCGCTAAGAAAGGCCCTACAAGTGCTTCGAAAGCATTGCCAATGCCTAAATCTGCCAGCGCCTCAAGTTTGCAACGCAGTAATTCAGCAGCTTCAACAAAAACACTACAACGTGAAAATAGTGCCGATGATTTCCGTAAAGGCCTGCACAATCTTGCAGAAGAACGTAAAAAACAACGTGAGCAGAAACATTTGTTAGCCGCTCAACAAAGGGAGGCCAAGGAGCGTGAGCGTGCTGAACGCATGGCAAAATTAGCCAAGGAGCGTGAGGAGAAGCGTCAATTGAAGAAGCAACAAGAACAGGAACAGAAGAAACGTGAATTGGAAGAAATACAACGAAAGTTGCGTCAACAGCAGGAAGAAGAAGCTGCCAAATTGAAGGCGGCCAAAGAACGTGAAATGCTTATGCAAATGAAACAACAGCAACTGTTGGCCAAGCAGAGAATGATGCCTCCGCCACCAAAAACATCctcaaaatatacatttgaaatgTTGCACGAAGATGATTCAACAGATGATGAAGATAAAGTATCATACAAACGACCACCACCACCAACTTGGAGTAGaagtaattatatttttgtattatttttcttaatcgtGTATATATTCTAATATCATTTTTGTCATCTTTCTCATCTCTCTTTAAGGTCATGTACGTGGTCCATTTATGTTAAAACAGGAGTATATACCATCGGCGATTATTGACAGTTTCTTCTCTGTGCAACCAATGACTcctgatttaaaaataattttccccaACATAGATGCTCGTCACTTGAAACGAAACTCGAGTGCTGTGTGGTCTACACCACCACGTTACTCAGAACTGCCCAAATACTGAGTCATACTTTCGTACTGAtgcgttttattttcttttcgtttatCTTTGTTTTAAGttcattcttattttgtttGCGGAGATCAGCCTTGATCAtcgttataaaatgtttaaacaaatttatgttttttatttggaattAGGACTTGTCGATTTGTGTTGGAGAAATCAGTAGAGATCAATTAATGCCTCTGGAAGTTAAAGGATTTTGTGTGAAATACTAAGAGATGTCActatcaaatttatttatagttcaTCATTTATTcatcaatataaatacatacattcgtaTGCAGGAATAAACAGCATAATTCATTTAATTGTGTAGTACTTGTTGTACATTGTTTATGAATTTGTAAATCATTttctgtttaataaaaaatatttcaagtattaaataaatgttaccCGTGGAAGTTTTATTTCACCGCCCTGTTGTACcgcttttttaacttttggaaTACTTGTGTCTAAACTCAATAAGACGACCTTAAGTAAGTAATTtgtattctatttttttctcaGAAGTATTATTTTAACTGGATgtgtccataaatccattggacgAAGTAAAGTAGGGTTGAATATGTTATAGGTATCATGAACACATGTAGGCATTAAGCTTGAACTACGTTTTTCCCGCAGCaggttttcttttgtatttgctATGGGCGTTCTTCATGGGCTTTCCTGCGACCGCTAAATCGATAGCGTGTCTATGAATGTCGTTTAAAGCTGTCGTATGCGAGGAATGTTTTAATGGATCCTTCACATACCTTCGTATGTTCTCCTCCTATATACGAAGATCCCTTCTGACAtctgtgtgatgttaaagttggaATAACTCCGCCAATGACATCCCAAGAGGAACTGTCCCTTAGAAGCCCTGTAATAAAATCCATAGGTCTCCTGTGAGGAGAAAATATAAGTTCTTGTTATATAAGTTACATGTTATCGGGCAAGATCCTTtatcagcgtagaaaagttgAACATTTACATTAATTAATTCAGAaggtaaatgtttatttatccaTCAGATAATCGAGTCAGTGATTTCCTCCTCGCTTTTAGTAGTTGACTCCTTTGTTTATGTTAACCCTTCCAAAAAtcactgatgtagggtatataaTGTTCGCAATGTCTAACTGAAATTACATAATTGTTCAATAGAGTGTCCCGAGTAACAgtcttttaaagaatttcatgTAGAAAAACCACTCGATTATTGCTTATTAATGTACtacacaacaataataaaaaatattttttttggaatgatCCTCAGTTGCCTACCAACGACTGAAAAACCTGAATCAGtgtaatttttggaatttttttcaaaattacaaattGTATACTGTGAATCAAGATAATCAATCGATGTTAGGAAACTGAggatctttaaaaaattatttttaaattttttcgtgtTTAGTACACGGGACACCCTATTGTTCAATAGGCGTTTGCAAAAAGCGATTGTAATAAttgtaaattgtaatgaaaaaagaaaattattgcaagttttttttatttgtcatttAACTACAACAGAAGTTGTTTGGAATAGttgttaaaaaggaaattttacaaaaacaaaaaataagtaacGACAAATGACTTTAGGGTGCAATTTGAAGTACAACCAATTACATTGTGGTTAAACTTACCACGAATATTGAATTCCCATTCGAAATGAAAATTGATATTTCCATGTGATTTTTCCACAATCTTCATTGACTGTCATTACATTTTCTCCAACGATCAAACAGCAATCAGCAAAAGCTACAAAacaattgatctatagtcattcGAT
The window above is part of the Lucilia cuprina isolate Lc7/37 chromosome 6, ASM2204524v1, whole genome shotgun sequence genome. Proteins encoded here:
- the LOC111686704 gene encoding nucleolar protein dao-5, with the translated sequence MEDLNNLLQLTETYPMQLEQMTEEFLLKLRVILWGQAAVTTANKEKLKDLPVASPQQTKKRIKRLTSLCEDNETEEKIQEQAPAHTNDKKSLSRKSKRSNAELLASAEAIENSNKENEVEAPVPAPRKLDATITTNVEDKENVAANENINSNATDLMPPPPAPTASSADDTLNRRPQRAAKLKSEKNLKEPNLHKKLRRPTIDEVKIKLEHEQRASQMHEATINTTATVQHTSSAVSGNETIVKDSLSSQKSDDSVVVLPGKQPSIVSVNSDIEDVPSIANVNDNTKEKKKSTESTESEIREIRIKIKREKVSLCNQEELPPTESPSDESVFKAPNALPLPMALSKNETTTTMEETSMASSILSSTTNTTTAAPAKKGRKKKDVVHKPIKVERFSDLDPKPSPIASRTRQGSLGRSENMETSPTKESKRPASIYEDAVETPPSRNSKETNNATITVTGGIVNETVNLGPANDATMNLGPIPGDATFCTNPAQTTFQVAPGQTTFVMDSNPNSTVTLNKLSGAGAPGDVTFDVNQVTKSTKDDDAIGQRSFETAKDSSIPNDDDSLLTEEDEQEKPILQPKPKVSTASAKSKSKGAAKTSTSAKAAGYKMPTRTNELFNPLAQSPVKMRVEAFENAAAAATEQSKRPLRTKKENVTPTSATTPVIGKLPAPALGRFLTPTQSSNIATVNSAIAKKGPTSASKALPMPKSASASSLQRSNSAASTKTLQRENSADDFRKGLHNLAEERKKQREQKHLLAAQQREAKERERAERMAKLAKEREEKRQLKKQQEQEQKKRELEEIQRKLRQQQEEEAAKLKAAKEREMLMQMKQQQLLAKQRMMPPPPKTSSKYTFEMLHEDDSTDDEDKVSYKRPPPPTWSRSHVRGPFMLKQEYIPSAIIDSFFSVQPMTPDLKIIFPNIDARHLKRNSSAVWSTPPRYSELPKY